Part of the Primulina huaijiensis isolate GDHJ02 chromosome 15, ASM1229523v2, whole genome shotgun sequence genome is shown below.
tgatttttattcatggtatcgtaccaacccgaaccaacattaaaccgacgtttaaccatgattaaaaatacccctaacatactgaaaaacatgcacaagaattgcaaaacacgaaaataggtgaaaggaatccaaaaacatacaACACtgtttcgagagtcattttggcacctttcaccataaattcttgtacgacctctagACTCGacaaaatcacaaacggccaaaaacatgactttcctaactcattaaggtagtgtccagtccaaggccataggctaaaagccaaccaagaactcaaaccacctccaaaaccgaagctgaaagttgctgtcaaaaaatcCAGCAAGGGCAACTTGTGTGTTTGTAgtaaaaattctgaaattaatgactatgggcttgaaccaccgcccaaggactcttactaacatcctaaggtatggcttggaccatggctaaaggctaaaatccaaccacAAACCAAGCCATCACCTAAGACAATGAACAGCTCAAACCGAGAGTACCCAGAAATTCTGTGCTATAGTAATCGAATTAATTTGTTGTCTTGTTTCGTTCCGGTGGctatatgatcaaccatggcacGATCGAGACATGagggagtgttgtatgaaccatggctatgggttAGAATTCAGCCACAGCCCACCCAAGCACCTCAAAACCGAACTCACTCATAcaaagatcaaaattttaaaaacagagGAATCTTGATATGTTGCTGTAAAATCTGATGAACCATGAACcgatcatttaaaaatttgacttgatcacatcctagacatgataaggaagggttctaaccatggctacggtCCTAGGACAGCCATGGTTCGAACTCTCATCCCAAACAACCAAGAACGAAAATCGTGACTCAATTCTGCAGCTTATGTAAAGTTTGCTGTCATTGCTTAATTCTTGAGTGTATGGACTGAACCAACTGACCCAACAACACCCTAACATACTCTAAATCATGCCTATAATCAGCTTTGAGAGCCTGGAACCGAAGCAACTCCTGAAACCCACAAAATACAGCAGCCGTGAAgcaccataaaaaaaaaaacgaaaagctGTACAGATTTCTTTCAAGCTCTTTGCTGTCAAATTGCGTTGTGTCACTTGATATATGAACATATACTGATTTAAAATAGCTAATATAACTTGATTGTAGAGCAAaggaataatatatacatgcctggaatttgttttgacaaaaacagTTCAATACAACGAATACGACGCAACGGAGTCGGAATGGaaatttctttcttgttttctgctGATTTTCACGATTACAGCTGCTGTTCTCTTCTGATATATTTCGAAATTATGGATGAAGAGCTGCTAGGTAATGAGGATGAAGGTTACAAGGGGTGATAAAGGAGTCTTGAAGTGCATTTAGTTGAGAGTTACAAGTGAGAATTTGAATGGGTTTGCATTGTTTCTTCTTCCTCTTGCTAGCCGATTCttgttcttaattttttttttcctgcctATTCACGTTACTTTCTAGTAGAATAACTTGAGGAAGCAATAAGGTGTATTCTTGTATTTGATTATAATTAGTGCATTAAAATGGGGAAATGATTAcaccataaaataaaaattagagaTGGCTTGAATAGGGTGTTATTAaccatttgaattattttaaatgttggacATTAGTACTAATTTgtattgtatatttttatttaaaccttgcattttaattgtttaggattttaaaccttcattgtatatatttaaatgcataaataatttaatttagtttagaaTCTTGCTtagaatattgcatggcatacatgacttcaaatttaaatgtttaaaggttatgtttaatttcttgaatatattatacctagattaattcatccctatatgtttacatattttaatttaagctttaattaaatattaacctaaagaacttatttaccaacttagctctaattaatttattaaatcccaaagacattctttttctttaaattaaatcattctttgacttaaattaaatttaggattatttttcttattattgatcttatctctaatctccaaactccgttccgacctcgcgtatttatcctgaaaagataaaactaaacatctacttttaaaataaataatcatgacttaaaattattaaaataaaccaaacacttcatatatataaaatattcatttttttattttaaatagtagcaattatgcatggcttatgcGTAATCaaattttcgggttctacaactctaccccccttaaagaaatttcgtccccgaaattaaaacttaccgaataactcgggataacgactcctcatctctggctcagattcccacgtagcttcctcctctgaatgattgagccatttgactttcactagcttgaccattttgttccgaagctttttctcctgactgtctaaaatttgcactggtctttcctcataagacaagttcggagtgagctgcaacggttcaaagttcaggacatgcgatggattcgccatatacttcctcagcatggaaacgtgaaacacgttgtgtactccggccagattcggcggaagagcaacacgataagctaacgtcccaaccctgtcgaggatctcaaatggtccaatgaatctcggactgagctttcctttcttcccgaaccgcatgacacctttcatcggtgctatcttcacgaaaacatggtcaccaacagcaaactctagatctcttcttctctgatccgcataactcttttgtctactctgagcagtcctcatcctgtcacggatcttgactactgtatcagcagcctgctgcacaatctccggacccaactctgatctctcccctacttcatcccaatgaataggagatctacacttacgaccgtacagtgcttcatatggagccatacctatagacgactgaaaactgttgttataggtaaactccaccaacggtagttttgattcccaactcccggagaaatcaaggacacatgcacgaagaagatcctccaaaatctgaataactctctcggactgaccatctgtctggggGTGAAAAGccgtgctaaacaacaacttcgtacccatagttgaatgtagactcttccaaaatgatgaagtgaatctaggatctcgatcagacacgatagaaatgggaataccatgaagtctaacgatctcccgaatatataactctgcatactggatcatggagaaagtcgtcttaataggcaagaaatgagctgatttcgtaagacgatcaacaatcacccatatagcatttgaccctctgactgacttcggcagaccgacaacgaagtccatagtaacattctcccacttccactcgggaataggaagagacttgagcaaacctgctggtctctggtgttccgctttcactagctgacacgtcagacactcggatacaaatcgtctgatatccctcttcattcctggccaccaatataataactgcagatctttgtacatcttcgtactccctggatgaatagagtacggcgacatatgggcctcagctaaaatatctgctcgaatagaatcgctgctcggaacccacattctgtctcgatatctgacaataccgTCTCTAACTGTGTACAAGATACCGCCAttggcttcatctctctgtctccacttagccaactgctcatctgctagctgtccactgcgaatacggtctagaagagaagactggatcgtcaaagtagatagacgaggaactctaccttgaggatatgtctccagatcaaacctctgcatctcaaactgaagaggtcttgAAACCTCTAAATGAGCCATccctgcgactttcctgctcaacgcgTCTGCAACTACGTTTGCTttgccaggatgatagctaatgtcacagtcatagtccttcactagctctaaccaacgcctctgccgcatattcaactctttctgtgtaaagaagtatttgagactcttgtggtcggtaaagatctggcacttctccccgtacaaataatgtctccaaatcttcaatgcaaatactacggctgccaactctagatcatgggtaggataattcttctcatgtatcttcaactgacgagaagcatatgctatcaccttcccatgttgcatcaacactgcgcctaacccgagtttcgaagcatcggtatacagaacaaaatctccgggtcctgaaggcatggccaacactggtgctgaaataagagcttgcttcaatgtatcgaagctcttctgacattcctcgctccacacatacttaacattcttcttcgtcaatgacgtgagtggaactgcgatggaggagaatccccgaataaacttccgatagtatcctgctagcccaaggaagctacggatctctgatgcattttgcggcacaacccaatctctgactgctgcaacttttgcggggtctacctcaataccattgttagaaacgacgtggcctaagaacgccactttctctaaccagaactcgcacttgctgaacttcgcgaatagcttgtgcttttgcaaggtctgcaatACTGTGGTCAAATGTCtgttgtgatcctcttgattctttgagtaaacgagaatatcgtctataaatactatcacgaactgatcaagatacggctgaaatacacgattcatgagatccatgaagatcgctggcgcattcgtcaaaccgaacggcatcacaaggaactcgaagtggccataacgagtcctaaaagcagtcttgagaacatcggcgtctttcactctcagctgatgataaccagaacgcagatcaatcttggagaatactgaagctccctgcaactggtcaaataaatcttcaatcctcggaagtgggtatttgttcttcactgtaactttgttcaactcccgataatcaatgcaaagcctcatcgacccatcctttttcttcacaaataagactggcgcgccccatggagaaaaactcgggcgaatgaactccttgtcaagaagttcctgaatctgcttcttgagttctgccatctctgtcggtgctaatcggtacggtgcctttgagatcggcgcggtacctggcataagctcaatagagaattccacctctcgcacaggtggtaaaccagtgacgtcatcaggaaaaacatctaaAAAGTCTTTGACAATAGGAACATCGGATGCTGTCTGATTGGGCGTCTCAGGAATAGATACAAGagtagctaaaaatgctcggcaccctctatgaatgagcttcctagcctggacacaagatatcatacgcggtaaattaaaatacctgtctggctcgaataagaattgttccatcccaggcggtcgaactagaacagatctccgctggaagtcaatcaaaactctgttcctcaaaagccagtccatacccagaataaCATCAAACTCGGGCATTGGTagcacgataagatccgcataaacgagattaccatgaagttcgaggtctatATCTCgaatcacattagtagctgtcatctcctctccagaaggcaatgctactgaatacgctatgtctagcccaattgtcttgatcttgagagaatttgcaaaggtttctgaaatgaatgaatgagtagcccctgaatctatcaaggctttcgtagctgaaccggctataaagattctccctgaaagattggaatatcatgctaaacccaatagttttacaagaactatgcttatagacatgcaaaggtcaaagtcCTCCTAACCTAAAGTCCCGTGAATAACACtgattagaacatgcaatcctatcataaattctaagttaaaaatcgtaacccaaaacattaaacttcaaatacaacttaaagatttaggatacctgtcatgagcatcgtctctgggttagtctccgcagcatggagagcaaaaactctgccttgggtaggcagattcttctgaggacaattcttcaatatgtggtcagtactaccacatttgtaacactttcccgaaccatacatacaagtcccagcatgacgacgtgagcacttggcacagactggatactccacTGTTCTCGGGACTGCCCGCccctgttgctgctgctgctgccctctgttcctgtgtggaccgtggaaaggtctcttattctgatgctgctgctggggAGGGCGATGTGGTGCCTGAAATGGTCGTTTACCCTGGCGATCGCGCTCAATATCgttctgatcttgctctgccgctagagccctggaaacagcaacatcataggtagtagggccagccaccctaacatcacggcgcaagatcggccgcagaccatccataaaatgcctcaattttgcaccagcgtcatttgcaattaggggtacaaagtgacaacccctctcaaatttacggataaactccgtaacagtcgtGTCTCcttgcctcagggtcataaactccctggtcaacctggaacgcacctcgtcagtaaaatatttagagtagaatacctcggtgaagcgcgtccagctcaaagTAGTCAAATCCAAAGCTACAgttgctccttcccaccacagacgagcgtctcctccaaacagataagtcgcacaacgaaccctatctccatcttcaagccccatgaactcgaaaataacctcaagggatttaatccagccctctgcaaccaaaggatctgtcgtccccgagaactctttcggcctcatcttcatgaaccgctcacagacagcttcaggccccgtctgtctggctgccacagcgttgttccccgcaaactgcgcgaagaactgagtcatcccagctaacatctgggcattcatgtctggtggagggggtggaggtccctgcctctcttgcctctgaCCCTCACCGTATTCATGACGGTGAACACcaccacctctcgggcgtccaacctggcgtctaggaggcatactgttccatatatagcccatacgtaactaacatgcataattccataatttatcttaaatttaaataaatactgaaataattataaatctgaacgtaaaaacatttcatgaaaacatgctgttaaaataattgatgatttaaataaaatgcataaatttaaacttacagaccgaagacgtgacttcatgagcttctcgtggtcagtagtagtacaaccctttacaagaacataggctctgataccaactgtaaaggcccgtatttcgtattcatatttttttttttgcggaattattaaaatttttctaaataaataaataacttgcttcaaaataaacatgtaaataattttaactttaaaataacagcggaaggaaatattgtttcaaataccaacttaaaaataatccaacatattaaaactgagtttaaacataatattaaact
Proteins encoded:
- the LOC140958484 gene encoding uncharacterized protein — its product is MPPRRQVGRPRGGGVHRHEYGEGQRQERQGPPPPPPDMNAQMLAGMTQFFAQFAGNNAVAARQTGPEAVCERFMKMRPKEFSGTTDPLVAEGWIKSLEVIFEFMGLEDGDRVRCATYLFGGDARLWWEGATVALDLTTLSWTRFTEVFYSKYFTDEVRSRLTREFMTLRQGDTTVTEFIRKFERGCHFVPLIANDAGAKLRHFMDGLRPILRRDVRVAGPTTYDVAVSRALAAEQDQNDIERDRQGKRPFQAPHRPPQQQHQNKRPFHGPHRNRGQQQQQQGRAVPRTVEYPVCAKCSRRHAGTCMYGSGKCYKCGSTDHILKNCPQKNLPTQGRVFALHAAETNPETMLMTGILNL